The genome window ATAAAAAGAAGTCCAGTCGGCCACCTCCTGCTGGCAAGTTCTTTTACAATCTTGTTTGTAATGAATATCAAAAACTCGTACAGTAAACACCAAAAAAGAGTGCAGCGGACATGCCacacaaaagatgccacccggcaccccagcctcgcactaccgccgctccccgccgaggtagacgttaactccagagtcacacgcagactctaaacggtTTAACACCATAAACTATCTTcagcaagacacagacatttgctttgccatgccgacacTAAGTGAATCATGTCTGCCTGGTACTTCAAAGCGGAGAACCAAGCATGCCGAGTTCGCCCCCGGACGACTCCCCGTTTTGACCCGCTCCTGCCATAAAAGGGGCCAGAGCTGAGAAGTTGAGCAGTTGAGAAGTTTTTGGAGTCTTGGTGGAGAAGTCTTCCTTTGGTCACcccgaccaactcgccgacgaccgcgccaggcaggacgcctacctcacccgaggtggcaaggacacattggacgatccccggctgcagctcttcctgcaagcgctccgagccaccctgcttgggggcctGAACTCAGTCTGTGGGAACGGAGGCGGACGCAGCGCGCCCGCTCCGAACGTCACCtgagagacgtcctgcctgagaactcgttggcctcctgcttctcctccctttttttcttcctctcgtcgaatccacctgttcccggtgtGGCCCGGGCCAGctgaacactcgggagcctgactcgcctgcctcgAAGTCCAaaattgcggtctactaaaagtacggattagtgcatatttgggttttatattaacgagaccaggagtccccagctatacgcattcactacatgcccattctgctcatctcacgtcacaaatcccttcctttgtcAATGTTCATagataccttgtttgttttgtgtttgtctgtgttttatcctgtagaaacccctttttattattaaattttctataaaattcaccacttgcattgattatgtgtgtgtttgggctcggaacgaaacctctagaaagtctagaagTTCCTtaaatgtagccaccttccaataagagactgattataaaggtttgttgtcatttcgcctcaagttaaacttgtaaaaatatgacgtggtgcccctcatatctatcaaatatcttgatttataacgctgtaatttaaaattacgataacccggaagtgacgcaggcggcgcttccaactcatcatttccttctaaattaagcacaattattatttcattccaTAAATGCTACAAGTTACAAGCTCTCAGAAGGGCATTCCAAAATCacgcaaataataaaaaaaaaggccagataAGGATCTTTTAGGACTTTTGAACCTACAAAAGAATGTTGTATTTCTATAGATATCTGGATTACATATGTGCATATGGACGGAAGTCGAAGTATTTGTTTCCACACTAAATGGCTTCAACTCTTCCATTTCAACTCAATTGAGCTCTTCATCATCACGATTTTCGAGGGCTCTGACTATTCACACCACATATAATGTCGGAACTAAGGTGTTCTTGATATGCAATGACACACAGCCCTTGCTACACAGAAAAAGATCCTTGCTAAAATCTTTAGGAATTTCAAAAGGTTGTTATAATTATGATTTAATATATTATGTATGTCATTTtataagaatcatcttttatcaTTCAGACTACAGGGGAACACAATCCTAACCCAATGTTTCACTGTACGTTTGCAAGACAGGCAATACTACTCTGACTCAATTTGCACAACTCAAAtatgattacattttattttttgaataacaCACACTCCACTCAACTATCAGATTGTAATTAGGAGTTCACATTAGTCTGTATGTAGATGGAACCTTTTGAATTAATATGGCCGTAAAATgtctatacagtacatacagttaGTGTTGTGTGGGCGTCTCATGAAAAATGTATTAGTTGTTGCAGCCAATTGGTCAGCTAGAGATTTAATTATGCCCAAAGGAGgttttaaaatacaaagaagtCAGAAGCTGCTGCTGATCGCTGTATCGTGTCCCAAGTATCAGGTGAGAATTGTTTAACTTGGTAGAATACTTCGTTTTgctgttttggattttttttaacaacattaaattttatttgatttcttttttgcagAAACATGGCTCATGTCAACACGACTGATGTCATCAATGACGTACATCCTTGTTATCATATAGATAATTTATCTTACGTACTGACAAGTAGCCCGTCGTTCACATGTGTTTCTTTGTATATGTTTCTTGCTTTATTGTCTGTGGTCACAATCTGTGGAAACTTTCTTGTAATAATGACCATCCTTTACTTCAAACAGCTCCAAAACCCGACCAACTATCTCATTCTCTCCCTGGCTGTGGCTGATGTGCTTGTGGGTCTTCTAGTTTTTCCCCTCAGCATGGCCTTCTCTCTGAGCTCATGCATGTATCATGAGGACCTGTTCTGCAAAATACGAGGCACTTTTGACATATCGCTAAGCACATGCTCTATTTTGAACCTCTGCTGCATTTCCATTGACAGATATTATGCAGTGTGTCAGCCTCTGACATACAGGGTTAAAATGAATCACTGTGTTGTTGTGATTATGATATTGATCAACTGGGGGGTTTCTGCTCTGATTGCAACTGGTGTCATGATTGCGGGATTACAGAATGAAGATTGTGAAGAAAGGTGTTTAATTGATGTTGTCATGGAAAACACTATTGGGCCGATTTTATCTTTTTACTTACCGGTCGTCATAATACTTTGCATCTATCTGAAGATTTTGTTTGTTGCATTGAGACACGCACACAGCATTCACATCTCAACAAAGCCTGGCCTGACTGTCAGTAAGATTGAGAGAAAAGCCACCAAAACTCTTGCATGTGTACTTGGAGTTTTTCTGATCTGTTGGactcctttctttctttgtataACATTTCTGCCTTTTATCGATGTTTTAGTCCCAGTTCCAGTAATTGAAATGCTTAACTGGCTCGCACTGTCCAACTCAATGCTTAATCCATTCATCTATGCTTTCTTTTACAGCTGGTTCAGGTCTGCCTTCAGGATGATTATATCAGGAAAAATATTCCAGGGTGATTATGCTAATTCAgcattgttttgatttgatgTCGATGTGTGTAGTAGATACATTGCCTTGTTTAATGTGAGTTGGACACAttattacaatacatttaatttagaATGAAGGGAGTGGACTTACACTTCTGAACAAATCACTGTCTTGTACCTGTTAGTTACGTTTCTCAACTGAATGACTCCTTTCTGGTTCTGCgatagttttttcttttgcattcaaCTTCAATTCACCATGAGGATCGAGGAATAACATATCAATGCATAGTAAATAATCATCTGAACAGAACTGAAGGTGTTGTGGTGTTGGCATCACCATATGAATTGggatctttgttgtttttttatatggaaATGTTTCATCTTTATACTACTACTAATGAGGGAATTGTTTATGAACCAACGTGCAAAAATTAAGGAGAATTGACTAAAACTGTTGCAGTGTGTAAAAGCCCTTGAGGCACTTGTCGTACTGATCCTCTAGACATTTTTGGTCCTTCAAAGTAAATATGGTTCTTGGTCACATGTAGGACACATCCGATCGGTTGTTAGACCACAGCAATTCTAAACATCTTGGATAAGACATTCCTGAAAATTAGCTGGGTTCAGGCTTTGACActccactgaaaaaaaaaaaaaaaaagaataacaaagatttgatttgtttgtttattaaaatTCCAATAGTTGACAAATAATAGTGTCCTCATTAAAAGTAAATGCTATAATGATggttaaatgtttttacttcGATGTAAATTTATAGTGGGAAACATATaaaaaattttcattttaatcaaataatttgatttgattgagtATGATTTGCTCATGCTTTCTTTAAAACTTGAATGGGAAGGAAGGAGCGACATTGACAGTGGtaaggaaaaaaagattaacCTTTTCATTCTGGTAATGttaaagtcatttatgtttttaaacatttttctgtcctttACTGGACGTAATTTTAATCATTAATGTACCAAatttaataacaacaataataatcatcatcataatcataaatTTTATTTGCAAGGCAACTTTCAAGCCACTGCAGGTCACTGTACAGGACAATTAAAACACCGTCCAAATACAATCAAGAATTAAGAATGAATTTGCCGCAGACCACCAACTTAAGGGCAACAGGAGCAGCAGAATAAAAGTGACAACAATCAGAGTGAACAGGCCTGTTTAAAAAGGAGGGGTtttgaatgaattttaaaattGGATATGGAGTCCATGTTTGTGATGccgggaaggagggagggagttcCAAAGCCGAGGAGCAGAACGGCTGAAGGCTCTGGACCCCATGGTGGACAGACGGACCGGAGGGACGATGAGGCTGATGGAGGAGGCAGATCTGAGAGTCTGAGTGGGATATCAGAGAGATATGAAGAAGACGGGTTATGAATGGCCTTAAATGTGCGTGCTTAATTGTTGTGTTATGGCTGAGAGTGGACTAAAGACAATTCATCTTAATATGTTTTTAAGTATAAATTGAGCCatttggccaaaaaaaaaaaaaaaaacattaacaaatgAATAAGAAtgggtttataaaaaaaaaaactttaacatttaaagcttttttatttcatttgagacaacaaaaattCCAAttccaacattaaaaaaaatggtttacatGAAGTAAAAATGTTCAGGTTCAACTGAAAGGATTAtttgcattgtgtaataaagccaaattattttaatttaggaCCACTTGAAATAAGGGGTTTACATCACCTTAAGAAATTAGTTTACATGAAGTTAAAAATTTCAGGTTGCACTAAATGAATTATTTACATGAGTCTAAGCTAAAATATTAGATGTGATGGATTACTTAAAGTGTTTTTAAGTTTACTTAAAGTGTTTTTCAGTGTGGATGTGAGACTGGGTGCACAGCACACAATAAAAGAAAAGTAATATGTTTTTCCCAGTGTCCCCTCTCCCCATCCCTGTTCTTTTGTGCATTTATAGCACTCGAGCCATATGGTCTCAAAAGAAGAAAGAGACCAGCCAACATCACCACTGAAACATTTGTTTGCACTCATCAAC of Phyllopteryx taeniolatus isolate TA_2022b chromosome 18, UOR_Ptae_1.2, whole genome shotgun sequence contains these proteins:
- the LOC133468693 gene encoding trace amine-associated receptor 1-like — its product is MAHVNTTDVINDVHPCYHIDNLSYVLTSSPSFTCVSLYMFLALLSVVTICGNFLVIMTILYFKQLQNPTNYLILSLAVADVLVGLLVFPLSMAFSLSSCMYHEDLFCKIRGTFDISLSTCSILNLCCISIDRYYAVCQPLTYRVKMNHCVVVIMILINWGVSALIATGVMIAGLQNEDCEERCLIDVVMENTIGPILSFYLPVVIILCIYLKILFVALRHAHSIHISTKPGLTVSKIERKATKTLACVLGVFLICWTPFFLCITFLPFIDVLVPVPVIEMLNWLALSNSMLNPFIYAFFYSWFRSAFRMIISGKIFQGDYANSALF